The sequence below is a genomic window from Haliaeetus albicilla chromosome 25, bHalAlb1.1, whole genome shotgun sequence.
AAACCAAGATCATCTTCCTTGGCCTTTAAAGACCAAGTGCAGAGAACTCTGAAGATGCCAGGTAATCAGGCTGAGTAAGTGAAAACCAAACGTGGTAACTTCTAGCAGACTTTTGGGGAAAACAGTCCCACAAGAGCTCAATACAGGAGTCCTTGGCTGGTCTTGAGGATGAAGACCTACTTTTGGCAAGGACAGCATAGATCCCAGAATCAACTCCTAGAGCTGTCTTCTAAAAAAGCTACCCtaacacttaaaatattttgggcaATCTCTCACTTTAGATGCATGATCCAAACCTCTACTATTACGATTAGGAATATGCTCCTCCTTCAAATACCCAGGCACCTGATGGTTTGGTAAGTAGAAGGAAGAGAAGCAATCCGCATGGTACAGTTTCAGGAAGTATTTTTGGCAAAGCAATCAAACCTTAGTCAAGAACAATAAGCACGCACCAGCAGATTCTGCAGACCAACCAGACAACAAAAGACTACTGAAAATAAGAACCTGGACAATACCAGGTATTCACTAAGAAGCTTTCAACATAAAGGTGCCAAAAGGTTGAGAGGACCCAAAATGGCAGTTACTTTTCTACCCATTCAATGAATACAACAAAGCCCAAATACAAAGGTAATAACACCCTAAACCAAGGCTGTTTACACTGTGCAAGTAGAATTCCTTCATTTCAAAGTctttcaaaactttttaaaaaaaaaaaaaaggttccttTACCTTATTGTGCCTCTAAACCCACATTTGTCCATTGACACTCAGAACCCTGATTTTCTCACATTTAGGCTCCAATTCCATAAAGTTTTCTAGTATGTCATAATTGCTATGCTGCACAGGTACTTTTTGCCAAGTAACCAGTTAATCCCAAAATTGAGAGGCAAATAAAAAAGCCCTAATCAATAGAAGAAACAGTATTAGCATAGCATTCTTTGTGATCTTccaaaaagtgatttttaatcAGTTGCCATCTTGCAACTTTATTATAAAGTCACAATGAGCAGGAACTCCGTCACAAGCAACTTCACCCaaataaagatgttttctaTCCCATTCACCATGTGCaatgcttcattttttcattttcagaaagccaCTAATCTCTCATTAACTGCACATTAGCACAGACTAGTGGTCATAATTCACCACTGCAATTacatataataaaattaatacacTCAAAAAACGTTGTGCTATCAAAACCAGAGATCTATTTCTTAAGGATACTTCAAACAACTTGTCATCTTTCTACATACACATTTTACTATCACAGGCCTTTAATTTGGTCACATTCTGATTTGGCTTCCTTCTCATAAAATACTTAACAGTACCAAAATACTTTTCTACCTGTGGAGCAGAGTGGTGCAATAAATACAAGCACATTGTAaagcatcaagaaaaaaattatatctaaAATGAAAGAGACAACTTACAGTATATACTGAGTTTGAAGTATCAGTGGGTTTTTAACAAAACTAAAGTCTTTGACCATTAAGAATGTAGTTTTCCATAATCTGGAATACTACACATCGGCCTCATCTAGAAAAGTGTATTAGAAATTTTAGAAGCgttattttagaaatacttcATCACTTGCTCATTCTTCTGTATTTCACGAAAGCCAAAATACCTATGGCTTTCTGAAGTGCTGtaccattttgttttgctttttttcctaaaacgCAAATGACATTGACTGAAATTACCTCAGTGAAGATGGGTCTTGCAGTTCTAAAAACAGACATGTTATATTCTCCTGATTTTTAAGTATCTCCTATTGGTCAACAGTCCTGAGAAGTAACCTCTCTGATTCCAAACCAGTATTCCAAGTCAAGGCTGTATTCAAATCAATGGAAACAGCAACACAAAAGCTGGCATCTTCTTGCCCATCATTTCTCACCACTTAAGCAGCCTCTGGAGGCATGCTAGGCACCTCACAATTCAGAGAAGTTGTAAAATACAGCACGTacagcatttaattaaaaatagggCTGAAATAATGGATTCAGTTAAAAGGCAATACTTTATCTCAAAAACTATTACCAGGTAGGAAGATTTAATCTGGGGTCTTTTGCTAGTAAGAATACCAGTTAGTAGGCACCAGTTACTGTGTTAGCTTCCACTGCTTGCTCCTGAAGACTAAACTTAAATTGTAAGTGAAATTCAGTGAAACCAACTGGTGAGTTTGTCACTAACATCCATGTCAGACTTATTCTTCTGCAAGTATTATGAATTATTTCAGAGCTAACTAATTTGAAGTGAAGACTAAGAGTTTTGTACTTAGAGAAACTAATTTTCTTTACTTCTGCAAATTTTATAATTGAGAAATCAACTTTCATGTTCCGCATGAAGAAATTTCCATTACACACACTTGTAGAAAGCCGCACTAAGCACAAAGGGCGCAGCTTCTACTTAATATGAAACttaaaaagatgtatttcatACATcccttaaaaatgtaaattgtcTGGGGAACTGAGATCAGTCTTGTCTAGCAGCAATCTGAGGGCATGACTGGAAAATATTACCTATGTAGCATTTCAAAGTGAATTTAATGCATCTATCAAGTACTGAGTAAACTCAATAAAACAAGCTTCTAGACAAAGTGTTATATTAAATAAGTCTCAGTTTCTCAGCCCACATGAGATTAATAGTACAAATGTTAAATGAAACTGTAAATTTTAGCCATAAACTcataatacaaaattaaatcagTATCTGTGCCAGAACTAAATCAGTTGTGCACCACAtgaaagtttcatttaaaaacacataaaCTACTTGCGCTTGGACTACTCTACCTAGAATTCAAAGAATATTCAGGAAGTTTTACTAATGTGAACAGACAGCTTCAATCCCTTGTCtgctattagaaaaataaagaaacgGAGAGTACTTCAGCTTGTCACTCAAGAGCAACTCACTAAAAGAAATTAGGCAGTCTTAAGTAAACTGGCTGCTATCATCTAATGCACACAGACTGTGTAGGACAGTTCTCACCTTTCAAAAGGTAAGCCAGAACAGAACtgacagtaaatatttttaattaacatcCATTAATCCTTTCCTtcccaaaaaggaaaagacagaatGTGAAAATTGAAGAACTAGTACAAGATGTCACCTCAACCTCAAGTTTTCTCTTGTGATAAGAAACAGATAATGCAGAAGTATTTCTGTGATAAAAATCAAGTCTGAACAAGTTTCTAGAAAATATAATTGTTTGACCACTTTCAATGACATATGGgacaaaaaaatacccaaatGAAACATGTCCTTTCATTTTCCCAAATGAAAAAAGTCCCATCAATAcgcatgaaaaaaatctcataattTGCATTGGTTTCTATGTTACCTACTTGAATACACAGTAGCCTATCTGGTAAGGAAACTAGCTTAGGAAAACTATTTATGACAAAGCTACCCGAGATCAAATGCTTCCTACAGCAGTAACTGTAACTTGGAAGCTTTTTCAGGAAGGCTCTCAATTTGACCAGTTCtgacaaaaccacagaaaccaTTTCAGCatagaaaagaaacactgagaACAGCATCAGCAAAACATACATGACACTGGCTTAGAAAGCACGTGAAAAAAACACACAGCCCTCAAACATTCTGTTGTACCAGATACGCGATATCCACACTATGCTTGCCTTGGGGGGCTCATTTTGGTTTAGCTGTAGTCTGGTCTTGAGGACTGAATGCCCCCTAGTACTGGAGCACACTTCTGGTTAAgtgttttccaaaagaaatcCAGCTTGTGTACTCAGAGCACTCTGCAATGCAACACAAAGCATCGTAAGTGGGAACTACCGAGAGATTTGCTTCAAAAGCACAGTTCTGTCTGACCTAAAAATGCTGATGTGGAAACatcttctaaatttttttttttttttatttctatttatagaTGACTATACACTTCAATGAGATGAGCAGATGAAAAAATAAGACATACGGATACTACTACTAGAACTTACAGTTTAATCACCTCCCTACTTGTATTAGGGGTGGGGGATgtgtctcctcccttcctctaTTCTACTCCACCACAGCTCATCCATAGAATGGGTGTGAAGAAACTGCATTTAAGATGCTAAGAGCAGAGACCTGCTCTGACCAACACAGAAGAATGTGAACAGGCAGAGGTCTGATAAAAACTGATTTGACCCACAGTGAAGTTAAGCACCCTAAATAATATTCACTTCAAGCAAAAATAGGTTTTCAACAATAAGCACTAATGCTGTCCTGTTTAACTTAGAGATATATTGAATACTAACAAGGGTCTGACAAAATAGAGATGTAAAAAGGAATCAGTAAAACTTAAATGCTTCAAGAGAAAAATTTTGTATTGTAGAAACTTTGACATTTGAGCCATCTTTTACTTTCAGTAAACAATTaaagtaaaagcattttaaagctttcatttcCCTGATCTCTACCAGAACTTTTGATATGCTTGTGCCACATTATGTTACTTTTCAGTATATGGCTACTTAAGACTCTTTGACCAAAATTAAGTTAGGTGTTCCACATTTGTTCCAGATGTTTACCATTTACAACATTTTCTCCTATAAGTTTTCCTTGGCAAATTTATTTTCCACTATATTGATGCTGCACAATACAGTTCCACACTAGATATCTAGTTACCAGTATAATGTCATGCAGAGATACTAACTACAGTACCTGACAAACAAAGCTGATCATGGTGCAGGTATGACCATACTGACTCCAGCTGTGGAGCCAGTGTGGCCAGAAAGAGTTTGGGTGCCTCTACAAGCCACTGCATTGCATAACAGAGAAATCTTTCTGTTCAAAGCTCAGttagaacagatttttctttaaaaaaactaccataattaaaaacatgttCTAAACCACAAGTTTCTTCCCCTGCTAATATTGATGCAACATCAAAACTCTCAGATTATGCTCtcaaaaataacaatacagaGTTTGTATCTCTTCATAAAACATGCTTCTTAACCAAATCACACTTGTCATTCTATACATGCTAGCAAGCAAACTTCTACACTTCAGTTCTCTATCACTGTGTTTATCAAAACCTTAAGGAGGGATTTCAGGTTCCCTTCAATTTGAACTACAGAATCAAAAATCTTCTACTAATCCTTATTCAATTTGCTATTATTAAAATCTTTTATAAATTTTATCATATTCTTGTAGTTCTAGAAAATGaacatcttattttaaaaaccctttGTCATTCCAGGACACTTAGCTCTATGTAACAATGCAAACACTGCTGTGGTACATTGTGTCACATTACCTCAGAAACATTTCGAAGTGTTTTACTAAAGCCTTTAGGTTTTTGTCAGGAAAGCACATCTTCCCCAGTATTTCTGGTAGCTTTACTGTAAATAAGAGAAATAATGTTTACACCTGTTCTTTTACAAGCAACTTCTAATTACTTTTATCCActacacagaaaagcagaatataaacatttctcctccctgcagcctccACTTTTCTTTGCAAGTTACTCAGTGATCTTTCAAAACCttactaaaaagaaacatgctGAGAAAGTGAATGCTGCTTGGTTTAATGATGTTTGACAGCGCATTGGAAGTAATGCTTGTTTACTTCTGTTAAATGAAGGCTTACAGAGCCAGTAAGAGATAAGCAATTTATGAACAGCCTAAgagttttaaacaaattaatacGTACACTTCTCCAAGAATAAAACTAAATGTgataaagcaaacagaaaatcacATGGATATggtcacagaaaataaaaaaaaaaccaaaaccaacaccaCCACCCAACAAAAAGCAcccctaaaaaaaaccaaaaccaaaagaccaaacaaacaaacaaaacccaaataaagCAATTTCGATTCAGCACAGAATTTTGCATCAGTTTACCAAACATCCGTAGCAAATGTTGAGATCCATAGATATAtgagggaggtggtggctgATCACTTGGTGGATAATTCTCTGGCATCAATTTCCAGGACAAAACCTAAGCATAAGACATGAAAATGTTGGTTATAAAATCTTTATAGCACCATAAATAATTTAGTCGGTGCAGAACTTCAAAATCAAAGATGAAATAAGTAATAtaaacaaaaccttttcttaCACAGCCCTACTCTGAGGTCAACGAAACTCTTAATCACTGAATCTAGGATAGTAACATAAAAATTTGTTACCTCATTCAATTCATTGTTTCTTCTCCCTTCAAAGCCAGTAAAAACTGCACTCCCCTCTTTGCTAGGAGTCAAAGTTATAGGTGAAGATGATCCACTATGGACAGGGGTTTCTTCAAAcgggaaggaaaaacaaaacaaattagcAATAAGTTTTATTATCTGTTTTATGGAACTGTAAGCCATTAAACATAACTAAGGCCTGCTGCTATAATGTTTAAAGTCTTAAACACTGGAATTCAATAAATGTTATCCTAAAGCAGGCTCACAGAAAAGCAGCTCCTTGAATTCTGTTGAGAAATACAGTACCAAAGTACTAAGAATACTGCTTTGTATTTCTCCCTTCAGTATAAGCTTCAGAGATAAATAATTGAtacaaaaagtaattaattCCTACTTCAATCACTCAGTTCACCATCcagatgacattaaaaaaaaagaacaagactTAAAATCTTGTTTAGAGCAATAATTTAAAGAGCAAAACCTACTTTTTTCCAGGTGCAAGAAGAGCTTTGGCATAGAAGCTGGGGTCTCAAGATGCCGTCGTTTAGGTTGCGGGGAAGCACTGCTTTCCGATAACCTGTCACAGTTAGAGCTATGGCGCGTAGAACGTCTCAGCGACTGCAGAATTTCCGGTTCAGCTTTTCGTCTTTTTGGCGTGGCTGGCTCCCCTGTTGTAGGCTGGCTGTCAGTTGACTGAGGCGTTGGTGGATTCAACAGAGGAGGACTTGGGGAAAGCTCCTCCTGATTTCTAGGAAATAAAGGCAGCTTTACAGAAGTGGAGAGATCAGGGCTCTTCTCCCAAAAGAGATCATTCTAGTTCCATAATCTTGTTAAATACTTACTCAAATGAGACAGTCTCCTCTCAATAACTACCAAAGTGATGAGGCCTCCTTTTAAATAGTTTTCCAGaagcagatttattttcaaatttaaaagtTAATGAACACAAATTTACATTTCAATGTAAATTTTTGTCCCCACAAAGTTGCAGCATAACTCTACACCAGTCAGTACAACCCCCTTTTGAAGTTAACCAGACAGAAATTCAGAACCTGAATTCTGAATTCAGGCAAGCAATTCACAGAAAAGTTCAGCATTTTATCAAGACAATTTTTTAAGTCAAAGTCTGTGAGAAATCATCCTATTCTGAACACATAACCACATTCTATTGCATTTTCCTCAGGAGATAAGCAGTATTAGACTCCGTATACCCAACCTACCTGTTAGTATTTGTTGAGTTTTCTTTGATGGGAAGAAAGAATTTTGATGAAGTCACCTTCTTAAATTGAGCTTGTTCATAAGGATAGAGCAAAATTAATGGAAGTGTGAAGTCAAAGGTTATTCTCAGCCCATCTACCATCTCTTTACATAGCTCAacactagaggaaaaaaaaaaaacccaagacatTATGAATTTCAAAGTTCCATGTCAAAATTTTTCAGTGTAGTTGTAGGAAATTCCCTTTTAATACAGATCACCAACATCTTAACTATGATACGCTGACTTCATCACTAAGTAAAGTGATTAAAAGCATACTTAAAGAAACAGTGATTGCTGTTGGTAACTTCAAACgaatacaaattttaaaagtctgctTAAAAAGGTCAAACACAATCATACAATTATTCCATTGTATTGCTATTTACTGGATTAATAAAATCTACTTTACAGTAAATAAAGTTAGTTAGTTTTTCATGGAagcattattttgttttttccaagttTACTAGGCTCAAAAAAAGAAGCACCTGCCAGAAAAAGTAAGTACTTACTAGACTGAATCTCTGTCTAAAAGGCATATGCAGAATTTGATCTATAGCCTCTAAGATGTGGCTAAGGCTGTGCTTAAGAGATATCCAGTGAATCAACAAAATCAGATACATTTGCATTGGAGATCAGTTTCCAATGGCCTGCTCCTGGTAACCGAAGCACTACATTTAGAGGCTACTAGGAATTTCAGGTTTGGGCTTGTGTAAAAGACTCACGGTACTAAGCGGTGAGTAGATGTGCTGTTACAAGCAGAACCAAGAACACTGAGTCCAGCCCATCTCCAACACCTCTCACCTCTATGAAGGTATTCATCTCTCATGCCTCaagtgcatatatatgtatgctaACAGTAATTTGATTCTGCTACAATGACCCACGTTAGAAATTCCATACCTCCTATGACCATTCCACACCACTTGCTAAAACTATgcgcttttttttcctgtttttaaaacgCTATATATAAAATGGGTCAGGGGACCACCACGTGCAGAAATTCTATCCCATCCAAGAAGGTCAATTACCTTCTGTGTTAGTGCAGTAAGGGCAATACAAAAAAGTTGTCAGCTGAATCTCTCCTACTTAACAGATCACTGAAATTATACGTAAATTCCTTATTGAAACAGCTTCATTACTGAGAAAGTCATGTAGATACATGCACCTTTAAAAATCATAATATGCATACAACcttctgtttgtatttctgATGTCTCATCTAACTTCTTGTTTGGGAGATTATATTACAAAGTAGGAAAGTATCATTAATCTGTCAAATAATGAATGACATCAATATAAACCACGACACTCACATAGACCAAAATATTGCAAGGAACAGCATAATTATGCACTATTGAAGTAGAACATGGTAACAAAAGACAAGATTTCTCTTCATTAAAATACAAGATTTCACCCCAGCGTAGACCTAGGTAAAGAATCAGTCTCATCTAATATTGAGAATCTTTagcataagagaaaaaaaacaaccaaccaaaaaaagctACAATGCAAACACGCAGGGTGAACACACTGCAAACACGCAGGGTTAACACACTGCATTTGTAGCATGGTAGAAGAATATACAGCCTAGCTGAGAAAACAGCAGCTAAGATGCAACCAATTTTAATAAACAGGACCGGTGTTACTACACACATTGTTTCCCTACGTATTGACTCCAGGATTTAAGATATGtcaattggggggggggggggggggtggaatcACTTGCACTTGGAGTTCTCTAGAAATGTTTACATAAAATTTTTTGTCCTTTATAAAATTTGAACCTGTTTAGTTTTACTTAAGGAATTCTCATACCAGATACTCTCTCAGTGCTCAAAAAATTCTTCACATAGACAATTGCAACACATTCTTCCAAAACAGGTCACAATATTCACAAGAACTTAATTCAGAAAAGGGGATATTGATGCTTTTGCATAATGACTTTTCAGATAACAGGGACTCTCTCGCTGATAAACAAATTGTCAGTGTTACTGTACTAGAGGTATCTGTCAAATATTTTAAGGCCCATAAACAGACATACATCACCGTATAAGTTCACAGAAGTGAACAGCCTTGAAACAGAACACAGAATCCAAGGTTATTCTTCTTGTGACAACAGAGCTGGAACAAAGATTACTTACTTCTTCTCTGGTGGCACATAATGAAGATTCATATTAGCGTGTGGAGTCATCTGATGGTGCCGAGATCTTTCATTGgctgaaaaagcagcattaattgcaaaatgtttcaCATATGACTCCAGGATGGTTATTATATTTGTCTGACAAGGAAGCTTCACtagctgaaaaagaaacaacaaatcAATGTCTTACAAAAACAATTAGTAAGTATACCAAGCTAAAACAGGAGCTTGTAATGTATTGACTAGTTTAGTAAGTCTCTATTGCATGAAGTTATTTCAGGAGTCATTAATTTGAACccttaaactgcattttttgaTCAATCCTTTATAAACAtctggagaaacaaaaatatggTCAGGTCAACAAGCTTTCTACATTTCCAGCTTCAAAAAAccaatctgcactgcagaacACAATTGTGTACTGAAATGTTACATTCTTAAATATAATGACAAGTCACTGTTTTAGCTACAGAGAATTCTGCTCCCAACACTCTTTTTTACTCTTCCTTATACTAAGCTCACCTTTGCAATAAAGTTCAAAAAAACCAGGAGCTGTTATACACAAGAACTACTTTTTAtgcccttcccaccccccccatgcACATTCATTTCATAGCTTTCACTTCATACCCGTTTTCTTCTATTAATATAGTAACAGTCTTCCTCAAGCTTCTTTTTCAA
It includes:
- the MSL3 gene encoding MSL complex subunit 3 isoform X3 → MTSRGMKFKFHRGERVLCFEPDPTKAKVLYDAKIVDIVVGKDEKGRKIPEYLIHFNGWNRSWDRWAAEDHVLRDTDENRRLQRKLARKAVARMRRKGRKKRRCRLPGVDSVLKSLPAEENDESSENSISSSSSDDSDEGTDEEIKSEESDIEERTEMKEEQDTHTKRDMEERAISIEIPEVLKKKLEEDCYYINRRKRLVKLPCQTNIITILESYVKHFAINAAFSANERSRHHQMTPHANMNLHYVPPEKNVELCKEMVDGLRITFDFTLPLILLYPYEQAQFKKVTSSKFFLPIKENSTNTNRNQEELSPSPPLLNPPTPQSTDSQPTTGEPATPKRRKAEPEILQSLRRSTRHSSNCDRLSESSASPQPKRRHLETPASMPKLFLHLEKKTPVHSGSSSPITLTPSKEGSAVFTGFEGRRNNELNEVLSWKLMPENYPPSDQPPPPSYIYGSQHLLRMFVKLPEILGKMCFPDKNLKALVKHFEMFLRVL
- the MSL3 gene encoding MSL complex subunit 3 isoform X1; the encoded protein is MTSRGMKFKFHRGERVLCFEPDPTKAKVLYDAKIVDIVVGKDEKGRKIPEYLIHFNGWNRSWDRWAAEDHVLRDTDENRRLQRKLARKAVARMRRKGRKKRRCRLPGVDSVLKSLPAEENDESSENSISSSSSDDSDEGTDEEIKSEESDIEERTEMKEEQDTHTKRDMEERAISIEIPEVLKKKLEEDCYYINRRKRLVKLPCQTNIITILESYVKHFAINAAFSANERSRHHQMTPHANMNLHYVPPEKNVELCKEMVDGLRITFDFTLPLILLYPYEQAQFKKVTSSKFFLPIKENSTNTNRNQEELSPSPPLLNPPTPQSTDSQPTTGEPATPKRRKAEPEILQSLRRSTRHSSNCDRLSESSASPQPKRRHLETPASMPKLFLHLEKKTPVHSGSSSPITLTPSKEGSAVFTGFEGRRNNELNEVLSWKLMPENYPPSDQPPPPSYIYGSQHLLRMFVKLPEILGKMCFPDKNLKALVKHFEMFLRFLAEYHDDFFPESAYVAACEAYYSTKNPRAIY
- the MSL3 gene encoding MSL complex subunit 3 isoform X2, with protein sequence MSEAAEGLWEVSDSVPAFRSRLNACKIVDIVVGKDEKGRKIPEYLIHFNGWNRSWDRWAAEDHVLRDTDENRRLQRKLARKAVARMRRKGRKKRRCRLPGVDSVLKSLPAEENDESSENSISSSSSDDSDEGTDEEIKSEESDIEERTEMKEEQDTHTKRDMEERAISIEIPEVLKKKLEEDCYYINRRKRLVKLPCQTNIITILESYVKHFAINAAFSANERSRHHQMTPHANMNLHYVPPEKNVELCKEMVDGLRITFDFTLPLILLYPYEQAQFKKVTSSKFFLPIKENSTNTNRNQEELSPSPPLLNPPTPQSTDSQPTTGEPATPKRRKAEPEILQSLRRSTRHSSNCDRLSESSASPQPKRRHLETPASMPKLFLHLEKKTPVHSGSSSPITLTPSKEGSAVFTGFEGRRNNELNEVLSWKLMPENYPPSDQPPPPSYIYGSQHLLRMFVKLPEILGKMCFPDKNLKALVKHFEMFLRFLAEYHDDFFPESAYVAACEAYYSTKNPRAIY
- the MSL3 gene encoding MSL complex subunit 3 isoform X4 produces the protein MRRRKGRKKRRCRLPGVDSVLKSLPAEENDESSENSISSSSSDDSDEGTDEEIKSEESDIEERTEMKEEQDTHTKRDMEERAISIEIPEVLKKKLEEDCYYINRRKRLVKLPCQTNIITILESYVKHFAINAAFSANERSRHHQMTPHANMNLHYVPPEKNVELCKEMVDGLRITFDFTLPLILLYPYEQAQFKKVTSSKFFLPIKENSTNTNRNQEELSPSPPLLNPPTPQSTDSQPTTGEPATPKRRKAEPEILQSLRRSTRHSSNCDRLSESSASPQPKRRHLETPASMPKLFLHLEKKTPVHSGSSSPITLTPSKEGSAVFTGFEGRRNNELNEVLSWKLMPENYPPSDQPPPPSYIYGSQHLLRMFVKLPEILGKMCFPDKNLKALVKHFEMFLRFLAEYHDDFFPESAYVAACEAYYSTKNPRAIY
- the MSL3 gene encoding MSL complex subunit 3 isoform X5 — encoded protein: MKEEQDTHTKRDMEERAISIEIPEVLKKKLEEDCYYINRRKRLVKLPCQTNIITILESYVKHFAINAAFSANERSRHHQMTPHANMNLHYVPPEKNVELCKEMVDGLRITFDFTLPLILLYPYEQAQFKKVTSSKFFLPIKENSTNTNRNQEELSPSPPLLNPPTPQSTDSQPTTGEPATPKRRKAEPEILQSLRRSTRHSSNCDRLSESSASPQPKRRHLETPASMPKLFLHLEKKTPVHSGSSSPITLTPSKEGSAVFTGFEGRRNNELNEVLSWKLMPENYPPSDQPPPPSYIYGSQHLLRMFVKLPEILGKMCFPDKNLKALVKHFEMFLRFLAEYHDDFFPESAYVAACEAYYSTKNPRAIY